The nucleotide sequence ACTGCCTTGTCTGATTTTAATGGAAACGTTGTAAGTCAATCAATAATCGCAACTGATGCACATGAAGGAGAAGCTGCAGTTTTAGGTAGAATAATTAAGACTGTGGAAGACGTTATAGAAAATGGAAAGGTAGATGTTGTTCAGGTTAAGGCAATTGGAATAGGATCTCCTGGTCCACTAGATGCTAAAACTGGAATAATAATAACTACACCAAACCTTCCTTTTAAGAATTTTGATTTAGTATCACCTATTAGAGAAAAATTTCAAATTCCAGTATACTTAGATAATGATGCTAATGTTGCTGCTATAGGTGAATTCATGTTTGGTGCAGCAAAAGGCACTGAAAATATGGTATACTTCACAGTTAGTACTGGAGTAGGTGGCGGAGCAGTACTTAATGGAAAGATATACAGAGGGAATACAAGCAATGCTCTTGAAATTGGACATGCTACTGTGGCACCAGATGGACCAAGATGTAATTGTGGAAATATAGGCTGTTTAGAAGCTACATCATCAGGTACTGCTATAGGAAAAAGAGCTAAGGAAGCTTTAGAAAGCAAAGTAGATACATCACTTAGAAAGTACAAAAGTGTAACTTCAGCTGAAGTTTTTGCTGAAGCAGCTGCTGGTGATGCAATATCACAAGATATAATAAATAATGCATTAAATTACCTTGGAATAGGTGTAGCTAATGCAATTTCTATATTTGATCCTGAAATGATCATAATAGGTGGAGGGGTATC is from Clostridium fungisolvens and encodes:
- a CDS encoding ROK family protein translates to MSNYVIGIDLGGTKISTALSDFNGNVVSQSIIATDAHEGEAAVLGRIIKTVEDVIENGKVDVVQVKAIGIGSPGPLDAKTGIIITTPNLPFKNFDLVSPIREKFQIPVYLDNDANVAAIGEFMFGAAKGTENMVYFTVSTGVGGGAVLNGKIYRGNTSNALEIGHATVAPDGPRCNCGNIGCLEATSSGTAIGKRAKEALESKVDTSLRKYKSVTSAEVFAEAAAGDAISQDIINNALNYLGIGVANAISIFDPEMIIIGGGVSKAGKIVFDKVQEVVNKRCFKNMAEACKIVPAGLGTDAGVIGAVALAIMESK